The Microcella flavibacter DNA segment TCGACTCGCGCAGCTCGGCGAGCGTCGTCGGCTTGCCGTTCGTGACGCGCACGGCCGAGTCGCCGCGGCCGATGCCGCAGACCGTGCGGTTGCCGTACATCTCGTTGAGGGTGGCGAAGGTGCTCGCCGTCACCGTCCAGTCGCGCGTGGCGGGGTTCGTGACGAAGGGCCCCACCTTCACGCGGTGCGTCTCGGCGAGGATCGCCGAGTAGATGACGTAGGGCTCCTGCCAGAGGATGTGCGAGTCGAAGGTCCACACGTGGCTGAAGCCGTGCTGCTCGGCGAGCTTGGCGAGGTGCACCGTGCGCGAGGCGGGCGGGTTGGTCTGGATGACTGCTCCGAAGTCCATGGCTGCTCCCTCCCCTACACCAGGTACTGCGACAGGCCGCGGCGCAGGTACTGGCCGTGGCCGGCCCGCCCGTGGAACGCGTCGTCGCGGATGACGATCGAGCCGCGGCTGATGACCGTGTCGACCTTGCCATCGATCTCGAAGCCCTCCCAGGCCGCGTGATCCATGTTCATGTGGTGCTTCCTGCCGGTCGGCCGGCCCTCGGCGTCGACGGGCATGCCGATGCTCGTATGGCCGTCCGGGTCGTAGATCACGACGTCGGCGTCGGCCCCCGGGGCGATGACGCCCTTGCGGCCGTAGAGCCCGAACATGCGCGCCGGGGTCGTGCTCGTGAGCTCGACCCAGCGCTCGAGGGTGATCTCGCCCGTGACGACGCCCTGGTACATGAGATCCATGCGGTGCTCGACCGAGCCGATGCCGTTCGGGATCTTCGAGAAGTCGCCGAGCCCGAGCTCCTTCTGGCCCTTCATGCAGAAGGGGCAGTGGTCGGTCGAGACCATCTGGATGTCGTTCGTGCGCAGGCTGCGCCACATGTGGTGCTGGTGGCCCTCCTCCTTCGACCGCAGCGGTGTCGAGCAGACCCACTTGGCGCCCTCGAAGGCGCCGAACTCGTCACTGGAAGCTCCGAGCTGGTCCTCGAGCGAGAGGTACAGGTACTGCGGGCACGTCTCGCCGAACACGTTCTGCCCGACGTCGCGCGCGGCCGCGAGCTGCTCGACCGCCTGCTTGGCGCTCACGTGCACGACGTAGAGCGGGGCGCCGGTGAGGTTCGCGAGCATGATCGCGCGGTGCGTCGCCTCCTCCTCCATCTGCCAGGCGCGCGCGACCCCGTGGTAGTACGGGTCGGTCTTGCCCTGGGCGAGCAGCTGCTCGACGAGCACGTCGATGGCGGGGCCGTTCTCGGCGTGCATCATCGTCATGAGCCCGGTGTCGGCGGCGACCTGCATGGCGCGCAGGATCTGCGCGTCGTCGCTGTAGAAGACGCCCGGGTAGGCCATGAAGAGCTTGTAGCTCGTGATGCCCTCGTCGATGAGCTTCGGCAGCGCCGCGAGCGAGTCGGCGTCGACCCCGCCGACGATCTGGTGGAACCCGTAGTCGACGGCCGCGTTGCCCGCGGCCTTCTCGTGCCACGCGGCGAGCCCGTCGAACACCTTCTGGCCCGCGGTCTGCACCGCGAAGTCGATGATGCTCGTCGTGCCGCCCCAGGCGGCCGCGATCGTGCCGGTCTCGAAGGTGTCGATCGCGGCGGTGCCGCCGAAGGGCAGCTCCATGTGGGTGTGGGCGTCGATGCCGCCGGGGATCACGTACTTGCCCGTCGCGTCGATGACGGTGTCGACGCTCGCGGTCAGATCGTGCCCGAGCAGGGTCGAGCCCGGCTCGAGCACGGCGACGATGCGCTCGCCGTCGATGAGGACGTCGGCGGCCGTGCGCCCGGTGGCGCTCACGACCGTTCCGCCCGTGATGAGGATGGTCATCGGGATTCTCCTGAGATCGTCGGTCGGGCTACGGGCGCGTGGTCGCGGTGTAGGAGTCGGGTCGACGATCCCGGTAGAACTGCCAGTTGTTGCGCACCTCGCGGATGAGGTCGAGGTCGAGGTCGCGCGTCACCGTCTCGGACTGGTCCTGGCTCGCGACCTCGCCGACGTAGTTGCCGCGCGGGTCGACGAAGTAGCTCGAGCCGTAGAAGGTGACGGCGAGGTCGCCGAACTCGTCGCTCTCGGTGCCGATGCGGTTGTTCGCCCCGATGTAGTACTGGTTCGCGGCGGCCGCGGCGGGCTGCTCGAGCTCCCACAGGCGGTTCGAGAGGCCGGGCTTCGTGGCGCTCGGGTTGAAGACGATCTCGGCGCCGTTCAGGCCCAGCTCGCGCCAGCCCTCGGGGAAGTGCCGGTCGTAGCAGATGTAGACGCCCACCTTGCCGACGGCCGTGTCGAACACGGGGTAGCCGAGGTTGCCGGGGCGGAAGTAGAACTTCTCCCAGAACCGGTCGAGGTTCGGGATGTGGTGCTTGCGGTACTTGCCGAGGATCGTGCCGTCGGCATCCACCACCACGGCGGTGTTGTAGTAGACGCCGGGCATGTCCTCCTCGTAGATGGGCAGGACGATGACCATCTTGAGTTCCTTCGCGAGCGCCGCGAAGCGCTGCACGATGGGCCCGTCGGCGGGTTCGGCGTAGTCGTAGTACTTGGCGTCCTCGATGATGCCGAAGTAGGGGCCGTAGAAGAGCTCCTGGAAGCAGATGATCTGCGCCCCGTCGGCCGCGGCATCGCGGGCGAGCTGCTCGTGCTTGTCGAGCATCGACTCCTTGTCGCCCGTCCAGGTGGTCTGAGTGATCGCGGCGCGAACCGTGGTCATGTGCATGTTCCCCTTTTCATCGTTGAACTGGGGTCAGTGTGCGAGAGCGCCGTTTCCGGCTCGTTTCGCCCAATGACAGGTGGGTAAAACATAGGCCTCATCTGCGCATTCCTGCACCATCCCGCACGCATGAGCGCGATGCCCGGCGCGGCTACCGTGGAGGCATGAGGATCGTGGTGCTCGCAGGCGGGGTCGGAGGCGCGCGGTTCGTGCGCGGCGTGCGCGAGGCGGTGCGCCGGGCGGCCCCGGGAGCGCCCCTCGAGGGCGCCGCGATCGACGTCATCGTGAACACCGGGGACGACTGGTGGCTCGCCGGATTGCGCATCACCCCCGACCTCGACTCGATGCTCTACACGCTCAGCGGGCAGAACGACGAGGTGCGGGGCTGGGGGCGGGTCGGCGAGAGCGAGCGCGTCTCGGCCGAGCTGCAGGAGTACGGCGTGACCCCGCCCTGGTTCACGCTCGGCGACCTCGACCTCGGCACCCACATCGCCCGCAGCGCCTGGCTGCGCGAGGGCGCAACGCCCTCCGAGGTCGTGCGGCGTCTGCAGCAGCGCTGGGAGCTCGGCGTCACCCTGCATCCCGCGACCGACGACGAGGTCGACACCCACGTCGTCATCGCGGGCGATGCCGGCGCGGGCTCGGGCGAGCGCGAGCTGCACTTCCAGGAGTGGTGGACCCGCTACCGGGCCTCCCTGCCGGCGGCTCGTTTCGTGCAGCACGGCATCGAGAGCGCCGCGCCCTCCCCCGGCGCCCTGGATGCCCTGCTCGAGGCCGACCTCGTGCTCGTCGCCCCCTCCAACCCCGTCGTGTCGATCGGCACCGTGCTCGCCGTGCCCGGCATGCGCGACGCCATCACCGCCGAGCGCGCGCCCGTCGTCGGCGTCTCGCCGATCATCGCGGGCGAGGCCGTGCGCGGCATGGCCGACGCCTGCCTCAGCGCCATCGGCGTCGCGACCGACGCGGGCGCCGTCGCCCGCCACTACGGGCTGCGCCGCGACGGCGGACTGCTCGACGGCTGGCTCGTGGCCGAGGAGGACGCGGCGCTCGTCGCCCCGCTCGACGACGAGGGCTTCGCCGTGCGGGCCGTGCCGCTGTGGATGCGCGACCTCGACACCGCCGCCGCGCTCGCCGAGGAGGCCGTCGCGCTCGGGCTCGCGCTGCGCGACGAGGGCTGAGCGCGGCGCCGTGGCGGCGGGCCGGGCGGCTCGGATGAGCGCTCCGGCCCGAGACGCGCACGACTCATGACGCGAGTAGGGTGACGGCATCGACGCGGCGCACCCGGCATTGGGGGCGCCTGGGCCCGGCTCCTGCCCGGGCCGTCCCCCGCGGGTCGCGCGCGCCCGCATCCCCCTCGGTCGCCCCGTCGCGGCCGCAGCCGACCACGGAGCACTCGTGACCGACTCGCCCGTCCCTCTGCCCACGCCGACCGTCGCCCCCGCCGCGCCGACGCCGGAGGCGGGCTTCGTGCCCACCGCCTCGGCGATCTCGCGCGCCCTCAAGCGCGCCGAGTCGGGCGTGACCCTCGACGCGACCGAGGCCGAGACGCTGCTGCACGCGCGCCACGACGACCTCGACCGTCTGCTGACGGTCGCGAGCCGCGTGCGGGATGCCGGGCTCGAGCGCGCCGGACGCCCCGGGGTCATCACGTACTCGCGCAAGGTGTTCATCCCGCT contains these protein-coding regions:
- the cofD gene encoding 2-phospho-L-lactate transferase, whose protein sequence is MRIVVLAGGVGGARFVRGVREAVRRAAPGAPLEGAAIDVIVNTGDDWWLAGLRITPDLDSMLYTLSGQNDEVRGWGRVGESERVSAELQEYGVTPPWFTLGDLDLGTHIARSAWLREGATPSEVVRRLQQRWELGVTLHPATDDEVDTHVVIAGDAGAGSGERELHFQEWWTRYRASLPAARFVQHGIESAAPSPGALDALLEADLVLVAPSNPVVSIGTVLAVPGMRDAITAERAPVVGVSPIIAGEAVRGMADACLSAIGVATDAGAVARHYGLRRDGGLLDGWLVAEEDAALVAPLDDEGFAVRAVPLWMRDLDTAAALAEEAVALGLALRDEG
- the hydA gene encoding dihydropyrimidinase, with amino-acid sequence MTILITGGTVVSATGRTAADVLIDGERIVAVLEPGSTLLGHDLTASVDTVIDATGKYVIPGGIDAHTHMELPFGGTAAIDTFETGTIAAAWGGTTSIIDFAVQTAGQKVFDGLAAWHEKAAGNAAVDYGFHQIVGGVDADSLAALPKLIDEGITSYKLFMAYPGVFYSDDAQILRAMQVAADTGLMTMMHAENGPAIDVLVEQLLAQGKTDPYYHGVARAWQMEEEATHRAIMLANLTGAPLYVVHVSAKQAVEQLAAARDVGQNVFGETCPQYLYLSLEDQLGASSDEFGAFEGAKWVCSTPLRSKEEGHQHHMWRSLRTNDIQMVSTDHCPFCMKGQKELGLGDFSKIPNGIGSVEHRMDLMYQGVVTGEITLERWVELTSTTPARMFGLYGRKGVIAPGADADVVIYDPDGHTSIGMPVDAEGRPTGRKHHMNMDHAAWEGFEIDGKVDTVISRGSIVIRDDAFHGRAGHGQYLRRGLSQYLV
- a CDS encoding nitrilase-related carbon-nitrogen hydrolase; amino-acid sequence: MTTVRAAITQTTWTGDKESMLDKHEQLARDAAADGAQIICFQELFYGPYFGIIEDAKYYDYAEPADGPIVQRFAALAKELKMVIVLPIYEEDMPGVYYNTAVVVDADGTILGKYRKHHIPNLDRFWEKFYFRPGNLGYPVFDTAVGKVGVYICYDRHFPEGWRELGLNGAEIVFNPSATKPGLSNRLWELEQPAAAAANQYYIGANNRIGTESDEFGDLAVTFYGSSYFVDPRGNYVGEVASQDQSETVTRDLDLDLIREVRNNWQFYRDRRPDSYTATTRP